The genomic stretch ATGCGCTCAATATTGAGCAAACTATAGGGTCGAAGAAAGTTGTTCGACACTGACTGGTTTGATCAAAGAGGGCGTCAATTTCATACTTATTTTTTTTGTACAGAGACCATCACTACCGACCTCACTGTTGTTCAAGGATGACCGAATTTATGTCTACGACGATTAGCATTCTGGCTGATATCCCTGAAGAGCTACATGATGCCTTGAAAGGTTATTTAGATACTCATCCTGACTGGGATCAAGATCGGGTTTTCTCAGCGGCGCTATCCTTATTTCTCATGCAGTATGGAAAAACAGATCGTCGCACAACTCGTGTTTACTTAGATAGTCTCTTCAAAAGAGAACTGCCACCGCCTGCTGAGGATCTTGGCCGAACAGTGTCACAACCAATCAGCTTCCTTGACTGCTTTAAAGAGTTCAACTTCATTTAGGTAAAAGTCAAACAGAACAGGGACTCCTTCTTCATCAAGACATAGCTTGGCTGATTCTGGGTTATAGAGATAGACAATCAGTTCTTTGACCGCAGGTTTAGCGTTAGATGAGGATTGGCTGTGGCTTGGGATTCAGCTTTGACTCTGGCAGCAATGATGCCATGAGTATAGACTTCAATGCTGTCTGTTTGAATTTGGTGGGGCTGTCTCAGTTTGACAATATCACCACGTCTCATCATCGATTCTCCCTGCTACTACTAGGGTGATCATAGTCTTGTGGCAGGTTTAGTCGCATAAGATATTGTTTCTTGATCAGGGACAATCATCAGCCTCAACCCCAAGCCCAACCCCCAGACCACCCCAGACCAACCCAAGCCCGCCCTCCCTCCCCAAACTGGTTAGTAGGACAGCATTTCCTAAGAAAACACCGGAAGGCACCCGACCACCCAAGCAAGAGCCAAGGCATGGGGAGCTGGGAGGAATACGTCGGAGTGTTAGGCGATCTCACTGGACAGCCAAACCTGAGTTTACTCCTAAGACAAAATCCTCAGAAATTTCCCAGACTAGTCAACCGAGAACCCCCAGAATATCGGCAGAGCTGGAGAGGCGATTCAGGAATCTGAAGTTGAAACAGAAGAATCTGGTGGAGCAAGCCAGGACGCGAGGGGAGCTGGAGTATCTGGCTGTTTCCAAGAATGGGGCTGGACGTTACTGGATTACCGTGGCGGGAACGGGGAAACCTTTCGTGTGCATATTCTCACCAACTTCGCCACCCCTTTGGAGGGTAACCTCGCCGGTCGAATGGCAGTAACTTCGCCACCCCTTTGGAAGTTATCTTCTCCAGTCAAATGGCAATAAACTTCGCCACCCCTTAACCATCATTTCGACAGGTCATTACTTCTAACCAGGCCATCCTCTAAACTTCTGTGCCATAGCCAGAGGAATGGAGACAGCAATGGCCTATAAACGCCAAGGAGCAACCCTGTCGATGAGTAAATTTAGAGAAATTATTCGCTTACATGAACTCGGTCACAATAAATCTGAGATCGCCCGTAGCTGCTTAATGTCCCGTTCCACTGTTCGAGACTATCTGCATCGTGCCCAGCGTCAATCCCTCAGTTATGACCAGTTAAGCCAACTGAGTGATAGTGATGTCCAGCATCTGCTGGGAAAGGGCAACGTCAGTCTTCCCGCAAGAAACCTGCAATTGATTTCGAGTATGTGCATCGAGAGATGCAACGCAAAGGGGTCACCCTCGGCCTACTGTGGATGGAGGGTAAAGAGGAGGAGACTGGAACTGTAGCTATAGTGGCTTTTGTCGTCGATACCGCCAGTGGAAAAAACAGCATTCGCTGTCCATGCGCCAGACCCACAAGGAGCGGAAAAATCTTTGTGGACTACTGCGGGATGACCGTTCCGGTGGTCCATCCCAAAACTGGTGAGGTGACTCAAGCTCAAGTATTTGTGGCCTGCTGTGGCGCCAGCAACTACACCTATGCAGAAGC from Acaryochloris sp. CCMEE 5410 encodes the following:
- a CDS encoding helix-turn-helix domain-containing protein produces the protein MAYKRQGATLSMSKFREIIRLHELGHNKSEIARSCLMSRSTVRDYLHRAQRQSLSYDQLSQLSDSDVQHLLGKGNVSLPARNLQLISSMCIERCNAKGSPSAYCGWRVKRRRLEL